A single Plasmodium malariae genome assembly, chromosome: 6 DNA region contains:
- the PmUG01_06015600 gene encoding conserved Plasmodium protein, unknown function — protein MAKKGSRKNKNKNTEKEDALEENKEDDVAGEDDQKEDTRADHQNDSKVSETKYNKNIIDPKMYNKFKDDGTFLEQVLALQKKKKVRKIKESEATDSKKKRTKKTDQEEEKEKHSESDVEDEREIEIKNEYIEKINKMKEEGFFTDKGIGAGMVK, from the exons ATGGCTAAAAAAGGATctaggaaaaataaaaacaaaaatactGAAAAAGAGGATGCATTAGAGGAGAATAAAGAAGACGATGTAGCAGGAGAAGACGATCAAAAGGAAGATACACGAGCGGATCATCAGAATGATTCAAAAGTCAGTGAAAcgaaatataacaaaaatattattgatCCTAAAATGTACAACAAATTTAAAGATGATGGAACCTTTTTAGAACAA GTGCTAGcactacaaaaaaaaaaaaaagttagaaaaataaaagaatctGAAGCAACTGAttctaaaaagaaaagaacaaaaaaaacagatCAAGAAGAGGAAAAGGAGAAGCATTCTGAATCAGATGTTGAAGATGAACgagaaatagaaataaaaaatgaatacattgaaaaaataaacaaaatgaaggAAGAGGGCTTTTTTACGGATAAGGGAATAGGAGCAGGAATGgtgaagtaa
- the LRR2 gene encoding leucine-rich repeat protein, putative has protein sequence MENERTIVEGSKSLMCYKDIKKICSENNLYETDELNEVLYLHMKGFHNIDGLSTFKNLKCLFLNNNCIRKIDNLNALTNLKALYLQNNDITKIENIECSSLVILNLSNNKIKKISNLQPLKSLQTLNISNNLLENIDDIKEIANLENLTHLDLSNNNLNFNNDKDIPDSHDHINKSGNNDDEKRVYLNEVKWEQMETYPSENESKNKFTEFINFYKNFHEEVNKNENYDYVKYHQNVEIMDALTKKKFFFLCEFIILLKKVKKLKTLFVKNNPFSNKIRHVSRYLIANIPRLVFLDDKKIKKEDVCLARIFLKRGTKEEHELKKIFEKKKIDKYKNLTEKFHSFLLAKSEKV, from the exons ATGGAAAATGAAAGAACCATTGTCGAAGGAAGCAAATCGTTGATGTGCTACAAagacattaaaaaaatatgcagcG AGAACAATTTATACGAGACCGACGAGTTGAATGAAGTTCTCTATTTGCACATGAAGGGGTTTCATAATATAGACGGACTATcgacatttaaaaatttaaaatgtttatttttaaataataattgtatacGAAAAATAGATAATTTAAATGCCCTGACAAACTTAAAGGCGCT GTATTTGCAAAACAATGACATCACCAAGATAGAGAACATTGAGTGTAGCTCCTtagttattttaaatttgtcCAACaacaagataaaaaaaatcagcAATTTGCAACCCTTGAAATCATTGCAGACGTTAAACATATCGAATAATTTGCTTGAAAATATCGAT GacataaaagaaatagcAAATCTGGAAAACCTCACTCATCTAGACCTTTCAAACAATAACTTAAACTTCAACAACGATAAGGATATTCCTGATTCACATGACCACATTAACAAGTCAGGTAACAACGATGATGAAAAAAGggtttatttaaatgaagtaaaatggGAACAAATGGAAACTTATCCTAGTGaaaatgaaagtaaaaacaaatttacagaattcattaatttttataaaaattttcatgaagaagtaaataaaaacgaAAATTATGATTATGTGAAATATCATCAAAATGTAGAAATCATGGATGCATTaactaagaaaaaatttttctttctatgTGAGtttatcatattattaaaaaaagtaaaaaaattaaaaactttATTCGTTAAAAATAATCCTTTCTCAAATAAAATTAGGCACGTTTCGAGATATTTGATTGCAa ACATACCCAGACTTGTATTCCTcgatgataaaaaaataaaaaaagaagatgtTTGCTTGGCaagaatatttttgaaaagagGGACAAAAGAAGAACAcgaacttaaaaaaatatttgaaaaaaaaaaaatagataagtACAAAAATTTAACCGAAAAATTTCATTCCTTTTTACTAGCCAAAAGTGAAAAGGTGTAA
- the SMC4 gene encoding structural maintenance of chromosomes protein 4, putative — protein MRDDEKVSGNIYLSEEDGKESNSKILSIVNAEDKESTLCKVNSKVGEEDLLCIDNTMKNRKRIIIEKLVLENFKSYSGVKVIGPFYKKFSCIVGPNGSGKSNIIDAMLFVFGRRAKKIRQNRLCDLIHNSKYSMNNEYTKVSIYFKTIRDEEEGAEEQHQLGEQHQLGEQHQQGEQHHLESKKGLKDSQDNTLGPLEKSTHESDNSAESESENFIISREATIDNQSKYRINDKVVNQKEVVDLLYKKGIDLNNNRFLILQGEVEQIAQMNPKGNKNDEGLLEYLEDIIGTNEYIESINENFEKLEKFEEVYHERVNRLKHVYNELKELVTPKKEAKYYMDLQKYTYKLHILIYKKEQYELAKLMVNKENELHGYIEKRDNHNKEYKELLEERKNMNIALSKLENEEEEIIKKKNKADNEFKKLTTHDENIKKELIVIVEKMQNLYVKREELKEKKIPLYKKIIQEKQKESNEIKKNKLPKLEQELEKCEEELEKYNEDIKQDTDKINTIYSIEEKKLAPLQNYYDNLIKSTSECTNKCNIIEKKQKEYLTHIENLKYLQSKILNELKEKDIQSKHMLKLEDEKKKMVKYKEIQIDELKKKIEKLNSTLIKEQVTYETIKKEVVTDKTTNKLHEFIYNLKKTKIKNIHGMLGDLGYIDKKYEKAFLIAGNNCSDFVIVENPNDAVLLFEEIRKHNLGRVNVLSLSILEKNLMQTMLKNEENYTPLLPNVHRLIDFIKFKNEKYKICFYFALKETLLANSLDEAHVIGYSHKKRVVTLNGELIENDGRICGGGLSKHLKSGRENRHSASNHGSNSNSSTGIGIKTSEYDESDLLKVEKTVEELNKNMDELKTQKSILQNDIKDLNSFIEDNECKLEITKKRIDNCKKQLQDIDEQLQNSEVPQLTKEEENELNALKELIEEKNNEKSKIEIILKAQENKVKKYYEQLQNVGGEKKKNLKNKYINAERQLNIVKDELQKYNNDEVNALANLEKGEKDIIKFTEEIVEYENNEKELENELKHVETKGCTIYEEVEELSKQLNDMQKKIEENQKKKQIIDENISKKDLENVDIVYKIKHTQKEIEEFKDKRKYYQSKIDEYMDLIQQSDKIIRENMLSHVKNGKNVHAGGAASQRADSPHSDKDEDEQEDNDEEEEDDDEEAEDDDENEEDDDEEAEDDDEDEEDDDEDEEDDDEEEEDDDEKAEDKDADEESTGDEEQKEKEKCEGGEGSKEKLKPSEGGHEIMCLTNSEEGKKRRIYHSDETKDPHKQKKRKNEKNRKNKNKNKNKNKSKNMNKKGKNRKEKKRKEDDDEDNELKELEDMYDENQEFQEIDNKYDYVNIKDEELEVLNKKEIETKLENKIHILEKKAPNLKIFQDYNIKLYDYKKRRKDVKKSKKEKDKIKKVYDSLCNKRREEFLVAFNIISSKLKEMYQMIAIGGDAELEIIDSSEIFNEGILFSVRPPKKSWKHIQNLSGGEKTLSSLALVFALHYFKPNPIYFMDEIDAALDFKNVSIISHYIKTKTNDAQFIVISLRNQMFELCDRMIGIYKTNDITKCITLNPSKFQEDQSS, from the coding sequence ATGCGGGATGACGAAAAGGTGAGTGGGAACATTTACCTGAGTGAGGAGGACGGCAAAGAAAGTAATTCAAAAATTCTGAGTATCGTAAATGCAGAAGATAAGGAAAGCACATTGTGTAAAGTGAATAGTAAAGTAGGGGAGGAAGATTTGCTGTGTATAGATAATACAAtgaaaaataggaaaagaataataattgaaaaactagttttagaaaattttaaaagttatTCAGGTGTAAAGGTAATAGgtcctttttataaaaaatttagttgTATAGTAGGTCCTAATGGTAGTGGTAAAAGCAATATCATTGATGCTATGCTTTTTGTATTTGGTAGAAGAGCAAAAAAGATAAGGCAAAACAGGCTATGTGATCTCATACATAACTCCAAATACTCGATGAATAATGAATACACGAAGGtttccatttattttaagaCGATTCGGGATGAGGAAGAAGGGGCGGAGGAGCAGCATCAACTGGGGGAGCAGCATCAACTGGGGGAGCAGCATCAACAGGGGGAACAACATCACCTGGAAAGTAAAAAGGGACTTAAAGATAGTCAGGATAACACGTTAGGCCCCCTTGAAAAGAGTACACACGAAAGTGATAATAGCGCTGAAAGTGAGAGTGAAAATTTCATCATCAGTAGAGAAGCCACGATCGACAATCAATCTAAGTACAGAATAAACGACAAGGTTGTAAATCAAAAGGAAGTGGTGGATCTGTTATACAAAAAGGGAATTGATCTGAACAACAATcgatttttaatattacaagGGGAAGTAGAGCAAATCGCTCAAATGAACCCAAAAGgcaataaaaatgatgaaggGCTTCTTGAATACCTGGAAGACATAATAGgaacaaatgaatatattgaAAGTATCAacgaaaattttgaaaaattagaaaagtTTGAAGAAGTTTATCATGAAAGGGTGAATAGATtaaaacatgtatataacgAATTAAAGGAATTGGTTACAccaaaaaaagaagcaaaatattatatggatttacaaaaatatacatataaattgcatatactaatttataaaaaagaacagtATGAGCTAGCTAAACTAATGGTaaacaaagaaaatgaattacatggatatatagaaaaaagagATAATCATAATAAGGAATATAAAGAGTTATtagaagaaagaaaaaatatgaatattgctttatcaaaattagaaaatgaagaagaagaaattattaaaaagaagaataaagctgataatgaatttaaaaagttaactactcatgatgaaaatattaaaaaagagttAATAGTTATCGTtgaaaaaatgcaaaatctGTATGTTAAAAGGGAGGAactaaaagaaaagaaaataccattatataaaaaaataatacaagaaaaacaaaaagaatcaaacgaaataaaaaaaaataaactaccAAAATTAGAACaagaattagaaaaatgtgaagaagaattagaaaaatataatgaagatATAAAACAAGACAcagataaaattaataccATATATTCTATTGAGGAAAAGAAGTTAGCTCCtctacaaaattattatgataatttgATTAAAAGTACATCTGAATGTACAAACAAATGTAATATCATagaaaagaaacaaaaagaatACTTAACACATATCgaaaatttgaaatatttacaaagCAAAATTTTAAACGAGTTAAAAGAGAAAGATATCCAATCAAAGCACATGTTAAAATTAGAagatgagaaaaaaaaaatggtgaaatataaagaaatacaaatagatgaactgaaaaaaaaaatagaaaaattaaattctaCTCTTATAAAAGAACAAGTTACATatgaaacaataaaaaaagaagtagtCACAGATAAAACAACAAATAAGCTACATGAGTTTATctataatttgaaaaaaacaaaaattaaaaatatacatggtATGTTAGGAGACCTAGGgtatatagataaaaaatatgaaaaagcCTTTCTAATAGCAGGAAACAATTGCTCCGATTTTGTTATTGTAGAAAATCCAAATGATGCTGTTCTTTTATTTGAAGAAATTAGGAAGCATAACTTAGGAAGAGTAAACGTTCTGTCGCTATccattttagaaaaaaatttaatgcaAACGATGCTCAAGAATGAAGAGAATTATACACCTCTGCTTCCAAATGTACATAGACTAATcgattttataaaatttaaaaatgagaaatataaaatttgtttttattttgccTTAAAAGAGACCCTACTAGCAAATAGTCTAGATGAAGCACATGTTATAGGGTACTCCCACAAAAAAAGAGTAGTAACACTTAATGGGGAATTAATAGAAAACGATGGTAGGATCTGTGGAGGAGGGTTAAGcaaacatttaaaaagtgGAAGAGAAAATAGGCATAGTGCTTCCAATCAtggtagtaatagtaatagtagtacCGGAATTGGAATTAAAACGAGTGAATACGATGAATCAGATTTGCTGAAAGTGGAAAAAACTGTAGAAGAACTGAATAAGAATATGGATGAATTGAAAAcacaaaaaagtatattacaAAATGATATCAAAGATTTAAACTCGTTTATTGAAGATAATGAATGCAAACtcgaaataacaaaaaagagaataGACAATTGCAAAAAACAACTCCAAGATATAGATGAACAATTGCAAAATTCAGAGGTACCTCAACTAAcgaaagaagaagaaaatgagTTAAATgctttaaaagaattaattgaagaaaaaaataatgaaaaaagtaaaattgaaattattctaaaagctcaagaaaataaagtaaaaaaatactacGAACAGCTACAAAATGTTggaggagaaaaaaaaaaaaatcttaaaaataaatatatcaatgCAGAAAGACAATTAAATATTGTGAAAGatgaattacaaaaatataataatgatgaagtGAATGCACTAGCTAATTtagaaaaaggagaaaaagatattattaaatttactgAAGAAATTGttgaatatgaaaataatgaaaaagagcTTGAAAATGAACTAAAACATGTTGAAACTAAAGGATGTACCATATATGAAGAAGTAGAAGAATTATCAAAACAACTAAACGATATGCAAAAGAAAATTGaagaaaatcaaaaaaagaaacaaatcattgatgaaaatatttctaaaaaagaTTTAGAAAATGTCGATATTgtttacaaaataaagcacACTCAAAAAGAAATCGAAGAGTTTAAGgataaaaggaaatattacCAGTCCAAGATTGATGAGTATATGGACCTCATACAACAATCTGACAAAATTATACGAGAAAATATGCTCTCCCACGTGAAAAATGGCAAAAACGTCCATGCGGGTGGGGCAGCGAGCCAAAGGGCTGACAGTCCACACTCGGATAAGGACGAAGATGAACAAGAAGATAATGATGAAGAAGAGGAGGACGATGATGAAGAAGCGGAGGATGATGATGAAAATGAGGAGGACGATGATGAAGAAGCGGAGGATGATGATGAAGATGAGGAGGACGATGATGAAGATGAGGAGGACGATGATGAAGAAGAGGAGGACGATGATGAAAAAGCGGAAGATAAGGATGCAGATGAGGAAAGCACGGGAGATGAGGAACAAAAGGAGAAAGAAAAGTGCGAAGGGGGAGAAGGTAGTAAAGAAAAACTCAAACCAAGTGAGGGTGGCCACGAAATAATGTGCTTAACAAACTCAGAAGagggaaaaaagagaagaataTATCACAGCGATGAGACAAAGGACCCgcacaaacaaaaaaagaggaaaaatgagaaaaatcgaaaaaataagaataagaataagaataagaataagagtaagaatatgaataaaaaggGGAAGAACAGGAAGGagaagaaaaggaaagaagATGATGACGAAGATAATGAACTAAAGGAGCTTGAAGATATGTATGATGAAAACCAAGAATTCCAAGAAAtagataataaatatgattatgttaatataaaagatgaAGAACTAGAAgtactaaataaaaaagaaattgaaaCAAAacttgaaaataaaatacatatactagaaaaaaaagcaccaaacttaaaaatttttcaagactataatataaaactatatgattataaaaaaagaagaaaggatgttaaaaaatctaaaaaagaaaaagataaaattaaaaaagtatatgatagtttatgtaataaaaggAGAGAAGAATTCCTAGTTGCATTCAATATCATTTCATCCAAATTAAAAGAGATGTATCAGATGATAGCAATAGGTGGAGATGCAGAATTAGAAATTATTGACTCCtctgaaatatttaatgaaggaatattattttctgttAGACCACCTAAAAAAAGTTGGAAGCATATACAAAATTTGTCAGGTGGAGAAAAAACTCTAAGCTCATTAGCTCTAGTTTTTGCTCTTCACTATTTTAAACCAAAtcctatttattttatggaTGAAATAGATGCAGCTCTTGATTTTAAGAATGTCTCAATAATTTCACattacataaaaacaaaaacgaaTGATGCTCAGTTCATTGTAATTTCTTTGAGGAATCAAATGTTCGAACTTTGTGATAGGATGATTGGCATTTATAAGACCAATGACATAACCAAATGCATAACCCTCAACCCTAGTAAATTTCAAGAGGACCAAAGCAGCTAA
- the PmUG01_06015900 gene encoding soluble NSF attachment protein (SNAP), putative: MEYEARELEKKAEQLNKKGFLSSFFGTDNTDEIINCYSLAANKYKLSHKWKEASSCILKNALLHKNNNETSYCANAYLEAGNIAKKYDKMEAVKYIEEAVNMYAAIGRFSNCGKCEKNIAEIYEDLYDYNNALEYYKKAAYYFEMDEYSKSIYTQCIVKYAELNSQYNYEYEEAISIFEKEAEKALKSTLLQYGARDYYIKAGILHIVTGDLVNAKISIDKYCMNDPRFLNSREKKFLDNIMEAVTEQNIEDFEEIVHEYDRITKLDNWKIHFLYKIKAKLSVEPNVELTADGVVDLT, from the exons ATGGAGTATGAAGCAAGGGAATTAGAGAAAAAGGCAGAGcaactaaataaaaaaggtttTCTATCGTCTTTTTTTGGAACGGATAATACggatgaaataataaattgttaCAGTTTAGCTgcgaataaatataaactcTCTCACAAAT GGAAAGAGGCAAGCtcttgtattttaaaaaatgcgttattacataaaaacaataacGAGACCAGCTATTGCGCCAATGCATATTTGGAAGCAGGGAACATAGCCAAAAAATACGATAAAATGG aggCCGTGAAATATATCGAAGAAGCCGTTAATATGTACGCAGCTATTGGCCGGTTTTCCAACTGCGGAAAATGCGAGAAAAATATTGCAGAGATATACGAAGACttatatgattataataaCGCATTggaatattacaaaaaagcggcttattattttgaaatggACGAGTATTCAAA GTCAATATATACCCAGTGCATTGTGAAATATGCCGAGTTAAATTCGCAGTATAATTACGAATATGAGGAAGCCATAtca ATATTCGAAAAGGAAGCGGAAAAGGCCCTGAAAAGTACACTGTTGCAGTATGGCGCTAGGGATTACTACATAAAAGCAGGAATTTTACATATTGTCACTGGAGATTTAGTTAATGCAAAAATTTCCATAGATAAATATTGTATGAACGATCCGCGTTTTTTAAATTCGagagaaaagaaatttttgGATAATATTATGGAAGCAGTTACAGAACAGAATATAGAAGATTTTGAAGAAATTGTTCATGAATATGATCGAATAACCAAATTGGATAACTGGaaaattcattttctttataaaataaaagcaaagTTAAGTGTTGAACCGAATGTTGAATTAACAGCAGATGGTGTCGTAGATTTAACTTAA